The nucleotide window AACAATCTGCTGCGCATCAACGGCGCCGGCGCGCCTCGCTCCGCGCACATCAAATTGATCAAAGAATTAGGCGGCTTCGGCATGAATGATTCCCCCTATTGCCGTAATTACGGCGAGGATTACGATCTCGTTCTCCGCATGTCCGAAAAATATCGCATCGGCAGAGTCTGGGATCCCATTTACGATGTCATCCGCCACGCCGGCGGCACAGATCACTCTATTGACGAAATCACCATCGACAGGAACGACAATGCCAAAGATTACATGCGACTGGAAGCGATTGAAAGAAGGAAGGAAATTAATCACAATCAATAAACATAGCGAAGTCTATTAGATTTTTCTCACACAAAGCCGCAAAGATAAAAATAAAATATCCTTTGTGGCTTCCGTGCTCTCCGTGTGAGGATAAAAAAAATATCTCATACGAAGCCGCCACGATTAAAATAAAATTCCTCCTCACCCCGAAAATCATTTGCATTTTAAAAATAAAATATTAACTTTAACATTCAACAGCCGTAAGAAAAAAACGAAAAATCAGGACAGTTTATGTTAAAATGGATTTTCTTTGATGTTGGGAATGTCATTTTGAACGACGATCCGGCGATGGCGCTGCTGTATCGGAAAATTTATGAAACCATTCAGCGAGAAAGAGATGACGTCTCTTTCAGCCAGATTCTTTCCCAACGAGAGGCACTTATTTTGAACGAGCGGGACGGAAAACATTTCGTCAGCGTAGCTTTGTCACATCTCGGTCGGAAAAAATGGGCTAAATATGAGTTGGAAATCAAAAAATTGCTACGAGATAATTGGGCAGAAGTAAGTCCGCTCATGCCGGCGATAGTGCCGGTCATTCAAAATTTAGTAAAAAAATATAATCTAGGCATTATCGCCAATCAGCCGACAAAAGTGTGTGATGTGCTGGAAGCTCACGGCTTATTAGAATTTTTTAAAATTCACGGCGTCAGCGAGACTGTCGGCTTGCGCAAACCGGACCCGGAATTTTTCCGCTGGGCGCTGCGCGAGGCGAATTGCCGCCCCGAAGAAGCGGTCATGATCGGCGACCGCGTGGACAATGACATCGCTCCGGCGAAAACTTTGGGCATGCGCACTATCTGGCTGTCGCTGACAGTGGCTGTGAAAAACTACCTGCCCCAAGATGAACTGGAAAAAATTTATCTGGAAAGCGTGAAACGAGCGAGCGTTTCCCTCCTGCAGCCGCGGGACGAAAGCGAAACGCCGGACGGAATTGCTAAAAGTTTTGAAGAAATTTTGGAAAAAGTGGAAAATTTGGACAACGAACAACAGATGTAGTCCACCTCGGAGGTGACTACATCTCACACAAAGGGAAACAAGTCGATGAGAAAAAAGCTACCTGATGAAGTCCGAGATTATTTGCAGCACCATCCGGATGTCGTAGAAATTGTCGCTGACTTCTGGAACGAAGAACCGAAACTGCAAACGATTTTGCAACCGTTGCTGCAGAGTTACGTTGTCATCACTAATAGCTTTGAAAACGGCGGAAGACTTTTCCTGTGCGGGAACGGCGGCAGCTACGCCGATTGCCTGCACATCTCCGGCGAGATGCTCAAATCTTATGAAAGAAATCGCAAGCTATCGGAAGAAGACCGGAAAATCTTTGCCGAACATCC belongs to Calditrichota bacterium and includes:
- a CDS encoding HAD family hydrolase, with product MLKWIFFDVGNVILNDDPAMALLYRKIYETIQRERDDVSFSQILSQREALILNERDGKHFVSVALSHLGRKKWAKYELEIKKLLRDNWAEVSPLMPAIVPVIQNLVKKYNLGIIANQPTKVCDVLEAHGLLEFFKIHGVSETVGLRKPDPEFFRWALREANCRPEEAVMIGDRVDNDIAPAKTLGMRTIWLSLTVAVKNYLPQDELEKIYLESVKRASVSLLQPRDESETPDGIAKSFEEILEKVENLDNEQQM